The following are from one region of the Pantoea cypripedii genome:
- a CDS encoding nuclease-related domain-containing DEAD/DEAH box helicase, protein MSILYPTLENILRLKVKPTPGELHLLNYLAEHLDDTYEIFFNPFIDGDRPDFIILKKHTAIFIVEVKDYTPGNYSVDAFNKWHVSSGQGTSRISSPQSQAFRYKSNLYNLHLPVLGLKYLENRNFFSIVHPYVYLHKSERSDVDHLYSHAQSELVMRSRHLAEQYKLKEISHGKYNQQADQISTVKRKLTRDKSMIYGVDRINDLVKKITSIKPHILFDERIYDDFKRRLMPGDHILKQGIKIPLDDRQTKMTISVPGKEKIKGVAGCGKTTIIANRAVNAYHRHEDAVLILTFNITLKNMIKDRISDILGYRDCQNFAVTNYHQFFNSQLNETAQDISDLIEKYGFNELYKRDVFNGFTVEKYQTILIDEVQDFESEWVKIIRDNFLYSDGEMVLFGDESQNIYDRDNKRAAVIAQGFGEWKKLKRSYRTSLDSPLNQLFKDYQLKYLIEKYSDSELFEQGNIQAGMNFDIIKYHSCQSDWESECFEKIKDYIKSYNFNPNDVVIMSSNIFLVRKLNERLKESEKTICMFETYAELAELFKVCKEDYDSDRLKMLSQDGLRDVFNKFSEIKPEIERVRRAKKNHFYQNSGLIKLSTVHSFKGLESKTVFYIMDDKDTPEIIYTSITRSVENLIILDKSNDKKYAGFFDCINSD, encoded by the coding sequence ATGTCTATCCTTTATCCAACTTTAGAAAATATACTCCGCTTAAAGGTTAAACCCACTCCCGGTGAACTTCACTTACTAAATTACCTTGCAGAACATCTGGATGATACATACGAAATATTTTTCAATCCCTTTATCGATGGTGACAGACCAGATTTCATCATTCTGAAAAAACACACAGCTATCTTTATTGTCGAAGTGAAGGACTATACGCCAGGGAATTATAGTGTGGATGCTTTTAATAAATGGCATGTCAGTTCTGGGCAAGGGACGTCCCGGATTTCTTCACCGCAATCGCAAGCGTTCAGATATAAATCAAATTTATATAATCTACATCTGCCTGTGTTGGGTCTTAAATATCTGGAGAATCGTAATTTTTTTAGCATAGTACATCCCTATGTATATCTGCACAAAAGTGAAAGATCAGATGTTGATCATTTATACTCACATGCGCAGAGTGAATTGGTGATGCGTTCGAGACATCTTGCTGAACAGTATAAACTCAAAGAAATCTCCCATGGGAAATACAATCAACAAGCAGACCAGATCTCAACGGTAAAAAGGAAATTGACCAGAGATAAGTCCATGATTTATGGTGTCGACCGAATAAATGATCTCGTAAAAAAAATCACAAGCATTAAACCTCATATTCTCTTCGATGAACGCATTTATGATGATTTTAAGAGACGGCTCATGCCTGGAGACCATATATTAAAACAGGGAATAAAAATTCCTTTGGATGACCGTCAGACAAAAATGACAATCAGTGTTCCCGGAAAAGAAAAAATTAAAGGCGTGGCTGGCTGCGGAAAAACCACAATCATTGCTAACCGTGCCGTCAATGCCTATCACCGCCATGAGGATGCAGTCCTGATTTTGACGTTCAATATTACTCTTAAAAACATGATAAAAGATCGGATCAGTGACATTCTTGGGTATCGAGACTGTCAAAATTTTGCGGTGACAAATTATCACCAGTTTTTCAATTCACAACTGAATGAAACAGCGCAAGATATCAGTGACTTGATTGAGAAATATGGTTTTAATGAGCTATATAAGCGTGATGTATTTAACGGCTTCACTGTAGAGAAGTATCAGACAATTTTAATCGATGAGGTTCAGGACTTTGAAAGTGAATGGGTTAAAATTATCAGAGATAACTTCCTTTATTCAGACGGCGAGATGGTCCTGTTTGGTGACGAGTCACAAAATATCTATGACAGAGATAACAAAAGAGCCGCTGTGATTGCTCAGGGGTTTGGTGAATGGAAAAAGTTAAAGCGCTCCTACCGAACCAGCCTGGACTCACCTTTGAACCAACTTTTTAAAGATTACCAGCTAAAGTATTTAATCGAAAAATACTCAGACTCAGAGTTATTTGAACAGGGGAATATTCAGGCTGGTATGAATTTTGATATTATAAAATACCATTCGTGCCAGTCAGACTGGGAAAGTGAATGCTTTGAAAAAATTAAGGATTATATTAAAAGTTACAACTTCAATCCTAATGATGTCGTTATCATGTCTTCTAATATTTTCCTGGTTCGAAAGTTAAATGAGAGATTAAAAGAATCAGAAAAGACTATCTGTATGTTTGAAACTTATGCTGAACTGGCCGAACTATTCAAGGTTTGCAAAGAGGATTATGATAGCGATCGTTTAAAAATGCTTTCTCAGGATGGGTTACGGGATGTATTTAATAAGTTTTCTGAAATAAAACCTGAGATTGAAAGAGTAAGAAGAGCAAAGAAGAATCATTTTTATCAGAATAGTGGGCTTATAAAGCTATCTACAGTACACAGCTTTAAGGGACTGGAATCTAAAACCGTTTTTTATATCATGGACGATAAAGATACCCCTGAGATTATCTATACGTCAATCACTCGATCTGTAGAGAATCTTATTATCTTAGATAAAAGTAATGATAAAAAATATGCAGGGTTTTTCGACTGTATAAATTCGGATTGA
- a CDS encoding LysR family transcriptional regulator gives MAFQDLQVDWLKCFVAVVDAGSLSAAAPEVFRSQSAVSMQLKKLESALGCQLLLRGPRQLQLTTEGQKLLGYARRMLDLHAETQSAFHGEDVAGRIRLGVPDDYAAKYLTPALKKFALHHGSVEIELSCEQSTSLIPRVESGDLDLALISRESPNQGTLLFYEPMVWVGSSQFEVWRRDPLPIAVYESASLARRSAINALALQGRRYKVVYHSSSLAGQIAAVESGLAVAVLTQCSAPPHLDILGSDHMLGPLEPMEVAVFRSRASKGAEAVDRFYDLLLRTLRMSEAAQM, from the coding sequence ATGGCATTTCAGGATCTTCAGGTGGACTGGCTTAAATGCTTTGTTGCGGTGGTGGATGCAGGATCGCTTTCTGCTGCGGCACCGGAAGTTTTTCGCTCCCAGTCGGCAGTCAGTATGCAGCTTAAAAAGCTGGAATCTGCACTGGGTTGCCAGTTACTGCTGCGTGGACCACGCCAATTACAGCTCACGACAGAAGGGCAGAAATTGCTGGGGTATGCACGCCGCATGCTCGATCTGCATGCTGAAACACAGTCGGCATTTCATGGGGAAGACGTTGCCGGCCGTATCCGGCTGGGCGTACCTGATGACTATGCGGCAAAATATCTGACCCCAGCGCTCAAAAAGTTCGCCCTGCATCATGGTTCAGTGGAAATCGAGCTGAGTTGTGAACAATCAACGTCTCTGATTCCTCGCGTTGAGAGTGGGGATCTGGACCTGGCGCTGATTTCACGTGAGTCCCCCAATCAGGGGACGTTATTATTTTACGAACCGATGGTGTGGGTCGGTTCCTCACAATTCGAAGTCTGGCGACGCGATCCCTTGCCAATTGCTGTCTATGAAAGCGCGAGCCTCGCCAGACGCAGTGCCATCAACGCCCTGGCATTGCAGGGGCGTCGCTATAAGGTGGTTTACCATAGCTCCAGCCTGGCCGGACAAATTGCGGCAGTGGAAAGTGGATTGGCCGTCGCGGTGCTGACGCAATGCAGCGCCCCGCCTCACCTGGATATTCTGGGCAGCGATCATATGCTCGGACCGCTAGAACCGATGGAGGTAGCCGTGTTCAGAAGCCGCGCTTCAAAGGGGGCTGAGGCGGTTGATCGATTCTATGACTTGTTGCTCAGGACGCTAAGGATGTCTGAGGCAGCGCAGATGTAG
- a CDS encoding AzlC family ABC transporter permease yields MVSPHIEMHRLDRRLVWSGFRQLLPISVFVMVFGAAFGLAATQEGLSNQTAATMSTLVFAGYAQFAVLELWGSHVPLITLAATVFAINARHLLMGATLYPWLRVLPSAKKYGVMLVVSDANWAMSIQAFSRGQPGFGLLFGGGLALWAFWILGTLLGLYFGNAVGDVKRLGLDMVMGCFLLAMVFEGEKNLRMLFIWIVAAISSLMAYRYLPENSHVIVGALAGGVAGIISGAHKNEY; encoded by the coding sequence ATGGTCAGTCCCCATATTGAGATGCATCGGCTGGACAGGAGATTAGTCTGGTCGGGCTTCCGACAGCTTTTACCCATATCGGTTTTTGTCATGGTGTTTGGCGCGGCGTTCGGTCTGGCTGCCACGCAGGAAGGTCTCAGCAATCAGACGGCTGCCACCATGAGTACGCTGGTTTTTGCCGGTTACGCCCAGTTTGCGGTGCTGGAACTGTGGGGATCCCATGTTCCGCTAATCACCCTGGCGGCGACGGTTTTCGCCATTAATGCCCGACATCTTCTGATGGGAGCCACCTTATATCCGTGGCTGCGTGTATTACCGTCAGCCAAAAAATACGGCGTGATGCTGGTTGTTTCTGATGCTAATTGGGCGATGTCAATCCAGGCATTCAGCCGAGGGCAGCCTGGCTTCGGTCTCTTGTTTGGCGGTGGTCTGGCACTCTGGGCTTTTTGGATACTCGGTACTTTGCTCGGTCTTTATTTTGGCAATGCCGTTGGTGATGTTAAGCGCCTGGGACTGGATATGGTGATGGGGTGTTTCCTGCTTGCTATGGTGTTTGAAGGCGAAAAGAACCTGAGAATGCTTTTTATCTGGATAGTCGCAGCCATCTCATCACTGATGGCTTACCGGTATCTGCCGGAAAACAGCCACGTTATTGTTGGCGCGCTGGCGGGTGGTGTTGCTGGAATAATCTCAGGGGCGCACAAAAATGAATATTGA